In one window of Henckelia pumila isolate YLH828 chromosome 1, ASM3356847v2, whole genome shotgun sequence DNA:
- the LOC140868546 gene encoding ATP-dependent DNA helicase PIF1-like gives MPYALRRLFATILVHSQPSDVRRLWDSFCHHLSEDFGRSGLVDELEIMSQTLQSISDFLESMGKNASMYDLPKLTMVSKHRDLLKSREVIEEQYVPIPATDLDAHHHLNHAQTLAYDMIMDCIDRNSGGLFFVNGPGGTGKTYLYRAILATVRSRGIIALAIATSGVAASILPGGRTAHSRFKIPIELHENSYCTISKQSGLGNLLRLTRLVVWDEAPMCRRYAIEAVDRTFQDLVGNKEPFGGKVVLLGGDFMQVLPVIPKATIEETIDGSLIRSYLFPRMKVILLHENMRAKNDHVFCEFLLRMGAGVELVDVNGNIKLPTQMVTKVCEGDIEALENKLIEHVYEGLYENYLSSLKRP, from the coding sequence ATGCCTTATGCTTTGCGGAGATTATTTGCGACGATACTTGTGCACTCCCAACCATCTGATGTTCGTCGATTATGGGATTCTTTTTGCCACCATCTGTCCGAAGATTTTGGAAGGAGTGGTCTCGTCGATGAATTGGAAATAATGAGTCAGACACTCCAATCCATTAGTGATTTCTTGGAAAGTATGGGTAAAAATGCGAGTATGTATGATTTACCCAAACTAACAATGGTCTCAAAACATCGTGATTTGTTGAAGTCCAGGGAAGTGATAGAAGAACAATATGTCCCAATACCTGCAACTGATTTGGATGCTCACCATCATCTTAATCATGCTCAAACGTTAGCTTACGACATGATCATGGATTGTATTGATCGAAACTCTGGTGGATTATTCTTTGTAAATGGACCTGGAGGGACTGGCAAAACTTACTTATATCGTGCTATACTCGCAACCGTTCGTTCACGAGGAATCATTGCTCTTGCCATTGCTACATCTGGTGTCGCAGCTTCTATCCTACCAGGCGGCCGAACAGCGCACTCGCGCTTTAAAATCCCAATTGAGCTGCATGAAAATAGTTATTGCACTATCTCAAAACAAAGCGGTCTTGGTAATCTGCTACGCCTAACCAGACTTGTTGTTTGGGATGAAGCTCCGATGTGCAGACGCTATGCAATCGAAGCTGTTGACCGTACTTTTCAAGACCTTGTTGGTAATAAGGAACCGTTTGGTGGAAAAGTTGTGTTGTTAGGCGGCGATTTTATGCAAGTTCTTCCTGTTATTCCTAAAGCAACAATTGAAGAAACTATCGATGGGAGCCTTATTCGATCATATTTGTTTCCACGTATGAAAGTCATTCTTCTACATGAAAATATGCGAGCGAAAAATGATCATGTTTTCTGCGAGTTCTTGCTCAGGATGGGTGCAGGGGTAGAGCTTGTAGATGTCAATGGAAATATCAAGCTCCCAACACAGATGGTAACTAAAGTTTGTGAAGGAGACATTGAGgcattagaaaataaattgattGAACATGTGTACGAAGGATTATATGAGAATTATCTTTCAtcactgaaacgaccctaa
- the LOC140868562 gene encoding uncharacterized protein gives MRGRRPSAMSAYAASSCALFESGIARDDRAMPITVGFSSDAMLQSACLPICEWFPYEPPTFCCDRGKIRLVSPNAPVDLINLFVDTSSPMATTFRRKIRLYNSIFLFTSFGVRTDKSLAYLNRRVYTFRAAGQVFHTLPPLVPEQGRPKYFQLYFWDNDNELHNRISALNDEAVDEATMILLMNIMQYNPYAEILRRINEYSSIQDVRFHISKNSLIDQRCYNCPSADQVAAIWVKGNDHTNIPYDRDIVQHILKCLNDQRSAPPAQVVLPSKGLTSFDQIVSKESHAVRGKNNRMVSCREYYCYRLQIRENDSSLLLYGGRVASGETRGTEVGRRVVLPLSFIGGPRDMRKRYLDAMALVRSLGKSDLFITMTCNPEWPEIKNNLFDGQTPHDRPDLVSRVFRARYVSAEIPNMNLFPRLFELGSHHMMHGPCGNLNKKCPCMVNGQCKHHYPRSHSDQTRQGRDGYPMYQRRDNGIIVEARGCQLNSQWVVPYNPYLLYRYDCHINVEICSGLTAVKYLYKYIYKGHDKISVHVSPSSMEPYVDEIKTFQDARWVSAPENQNLQNVLNFGYVGKTMLTEYFSTCCANIEARQYLYSEFPCHFVWDSREKSWNRRKQGKLAQHFVLHSKNHPKLEVYWSAMRVIFSV, from the exons ATGCGTGGTCGGCGTCCCTCCGCAATGTCCGCATATGCTGCAAG TAGTTGTGCTCTTTTTGAATCTGGAATTGCGCGTGATGATCGGGCGATGCCTATCACTGTTG GTTTTAGTTCGGATGCAATGTTGCAATCAGCTTGCTTGCCTATTTGTGAGTG GTTTCCATATGAACCCCCAACGTTTTGTTGCGACCGTGGCAAAATTCGACTTGTATCACCAAATGCACCAGTAGATTTGATAAATCTTTTCGTCGACACTTCTTCTCCGATGGCTACTACATTCCGTCGCAAGATACGTTTGTATAATAGTATTTTTTTGTTCACATCTTTTGGCGTACGGACAGACAAGAGTCTGGCTTATCTTAATCGTAGAGTGTACACTTTCCGCGCTGCTGGGCAGGTGTTTCATACATTACCTCCACTTGTGCCTGAACAAGGAAGACCTAAGTATTTCCAGCTCTATTTCTGGGATAATGATAATGAGTTACATAATAGAATATCTGCATTAAATGATGAGGCTGTTGATGAGGCCactatgatattattgatgaatATTATGCAGTATAATCCTTATGCAGAGATCCTTCGGAGAATAAATGAATACTCATCTATCCAAGATGTTCGATTTCATATAAGCAAGAACAGTTTAATCGATCAGAGGTGTTACAATTGTCCGTCAGCTGATCAGGTGGCAGCAATTTGGGTCAAGGGAAATGATCATACCAATATCCCTTACGATAGAGATATAGTT CAACATATTCTTAAATGTTTAAACGACCAACGCAGTGCGCCTCCTGCCCAAGTTGTGTTGCCGTCCAAAGGTTTGACTTCATTTGATCAGATTGTTTCAAAAGAAAGTCACG CTGTTCGTGGGAAAAATAATAGAATGGTGTCGTGCCGAGAATACTATTGTTATCGACTACAGATACGAGAAAATGactcttcactattgttgtatGGTGGACG TGTGGCCAGTGGAGAAACACGTGGTACAGAGGTTGGGCGTCGTGTGGTTCTCCCTTTATCTTTTATTGGGGGACCAAGGGATATGCGTAAGCGGTATCTTGATGCGATGGCGTTGGTCAGATCTCTAGGAAAATCAGATTTATTCATTACCATGACTTGTAACCCTGAATGGCCCGAGATTAAGAATAATTTGTTTGATGGTCAAACGCCCCATGACCGGCCTGATTTAGTGTCACGCGTTTTTCGTGCAAG ATATGTTTCTGCTGAAATTCCCAACATGAATTTATTCCCACGATTATTTGAGCTGGGTTCGCATCATATGATGCACGGTCCGTGTggaaatttgaataaaaagtgCCCTTGCATGGTTAATGGACAATGCAAACATCACTACCCTCGATCACACTCGGATCAAACAAGACAGGGTCGTGATGGTTACCCAATGTATCAAAGAAGGGACAATGGGATTATCGTTGAGGCGCGAGGTTGTCAACTGAATTCTCAATGGGTTGTCCCTTACAATCCCTACTTATTATATCGTTATGATTGCCATATCAATGTTGAGATTTGCTCGGGCCTGACAGCAGTTAAATATCTCTACAAATACATCTATAAAGGGCATGATAAGATATCCGTCCATGTATCTCCATCTAGCATGGAGCCGTATGTTGATGAAATAAAGACCTTTCAGGATGCTCGATGGGTTTCTGCTCCCGAG aatcaaaatttgcaaaatgtgTTGAATTTTGGATATGTGGGGAAAACTATGTTAACTGAATATTTCTCGACTTGCTGTGCAAATATTGAGGCAAGGCAGTACTTATATTCAGAGTTTCCTTGTCATTTTGTTTGGGATAGTAGAGAGAAATCATGGAATAGAAGGAAGCAAGGGAAG TTGGCACAACACTTTGTTCTACATTCAAAGAATCATCCCAAGTTAGAGGTTTACTGGAGTGCGATGAGAGTAATTTTCAGTGtctaa